From a single Adhaeribacter swui genomic region:
- a CDS encoding PA0069 family radical SAM protein has translation MEEQTYFKGRGAQLNPSNRFRQNEYVTDHVEGLDGPLLQNSKTEYYTENPKKIINKVTSPDLGLSYSMNPYQGCEHGCIYCYARNTHEYWGYSAGLDFERKIIIKENAPETLAAQLENPNWKVMPLMLSGNTDCYQPIEQKMQLTRRMLQVLLQYRHPVSIITKNALILRDLDILRQLDQLNLLHVNISLTTLNEELRSKLEPRTASAAKRLAVIQKLSEAGISVNVMVAPIIPGLNDHEIPKLLQQAAAHGASSAAYTIVRLNGSIGEIFRNWVHQNYPDRADKVLNQIAACHGGQINDSTYGRRMTGEGEWATTISNLFRVTKAKYLQGRQMKPYNYSLFCTKAGKQLRLF, from the coding sequence ATGGAAGAACAAACGTATTTTAAGGGCCGGGGCGCTCAGTTGAACCCCAGCAACCGGTTCCGACAAAATGAATATGTAACCGACCATGTAGAAGGCCTGGATGGACCTTTATTGCAAAATTCTAAAACAGAATACTACACCGAAAATCCAAAAAAGATCATTAACAAAGTGACCAGTCCGGATTTAGGCCTTTCGTATTCTATGAACCCTTACCAAGGCTGTGAACATGGCTGCATCTACTGTTATGCCCGCAACACGCACGAGTATTGGGGTTATAGCGCCGGCTTAGATTTTGAAAGAAAAATAATTATTAAAGAAAACGCGCCCGAAACCTTAGCTGCTCAGCTAGAGAACCCGAACTGGAAGGTTATGCCTTTGATGCTGTCTGGCAATACCGATTGTTACCAACCCATTGAGCAAAAAATGCAACTTACCCGGCGCATGCTGCAGGTGCTCCTGCAATACCGGCATCCGGTAAGTATTATTACTAAAAACGCCTTAATCTTACGCGATTTAGATATTCTGCGCCAACTCGACCAACTTAACCTGCTGCACGTAAATATTTCACTCACTACCCTTAACGAAGAGCTTAGAAGCAAATTAGAGCCGCGCACCGCCTCCGCGGCAAAACGCTTAGCAGTTATTCAAAAATTAAGCGAAGCAGGCATTTCGGTAAACGTGATGGTGGCCCCCATTATTCCGGGCTTAAACGATCACGAAATTCCGAAACTGCTGCAACAGGCCGCGGCTCACGGGGCCTCGTCGGCAGCCTATACCATTGTGCGGTTAAATGGCTCGATAGGGGAAATTTTTAGAAATTGGGTGCACCAAAACTATCCGGACCGGGCCGATAAAGTGCTAAACCAAATTGCCGCCTGCCATGGAGGCCAGATTAACGATAGTACTTACGGCCGGCGAATGACCGGTGAGGGCGAATGGGCGACCACCATTAGTAATTTGTTTCGGGTAACCAAAGCAAAATACCTACAGGGCCGCCAAATGAAACCTTACAATTATAGTTTATTTTGTACCAAGGCCGGCAAACAACTCCGTTTATTCTGA
- a CDS encoding M3 family metallopeptidase, which translates to MNPLLEDFDTPFQTAPFTLIQHQHYLPAMQEAIKRGQTEINAITSNSAAPTFENTILALEQSGQLLDQISSIFFNLNAAETDLEMQHLAKEISPLLTSYANDIMLDETLFKRIEQVYQNRAELILTVEDATLLEKTYKSFVRNGANLNEASKSRLREIDNQLSQLSLTFGENVLHETNNYALEITDAADLAGLPESLVEAAAQAAKEAGKENTWLFTLHLPSYIPFMTYAENRGLRQELYRAYASRGCQQNDHNNEAVVINIVKLRQERAQLLGFKTHADFVLQERMAESPGKVQDFLQDLLVYAKPVAETEWQNLTNYASQIGGPGALQRWDLSYYSEKLKKEKYAIDDEILKPYFPLEQVIAGVFAVSNKLYGLVYKESTEIQTYHPDVKVYEVEDEDGKHIGIFYCDFFPRPGKRNGAWMTSYRSQKKENGQDQRPHVAIVCNFTKPTASKPALLTFNEVRTLFHEFGHALHGLLANGTYASLSGTHVYWDFVELPSQVFENWTTEKESLDLFARHYQTNEPIPDELIQRLKQSTNFMAGYATLRQIGLARLDLAWHTIPAEQIADVFTFEQKALAETEILPLVPGTNTSCSFSHIFQGGYSSGYYSYKWAEVLDADAFEFFQEKGVFNKQTATLFRQHILSAGGSEPPMILYKRFRGKEPSPKALLKRNGLLKE; encoded by the coding sequence ATGAATCCGCTTTTAGAAGATTTTGATACGCCATTCCAAACCGCGCCTTTTACCTTAATCCAGCACCAACATTATTTGCCTGCCATGCAGGAGGCCATAAAAAGGGGCCAAACTGAAATTAACGCCATAACCAGCAATTCTGCGGCGCCTACTTTCGAAAATACCATTTTGGCTTTGGAGCAAAGCGGCCAGTTACTGGATCAAATTTCCAGCATCTTTTTTAACTTAAACGCCGCTGAAACCGACCTGGAAATGCAGCACCTGGCAAAAGAAATTTCGCCGCTGTTAACCAGTTATGCCAACGATATTATGTTGGATGAAACTTTGTTTAAGCGCATTGAGCAAGTTTACCAAAACCGCGCCGAGTTAATTTTAACCGTTGAAGATGCCACCCTGCTGGAAAAAACCTACAAAAGCTTTGTACGGAACGGCGCCAATTTAAACGAGGCTAGTAAAAGCCGGTTGCGCGAAATTGATAACCAGCTATCGCAGCTATCGCTCACGTTTGGCGAAAACGTGTTGCACGAAACCAACAACTACGCGCTCGAAATAACGGATGCAGCCGATTTAGCCGGTTTGCCGGAGTCTTTGGTGGAGGCAGCCGCCCAAGCCGCCAAAGAAGCCGGTAAAGAAAATACCTGGTTGTTTACCCTACATTTGCCCAGTTATATTCCATTCATGACCTATGCCGAGAACCGGGGCCTCCGCCAGGAGTTGTACCGGGCTTACGCGTCCCGGGGGTGCCAGCAAAACGACCACAATAACGAAGCAGTAGTAATAAATATCGTGAAACTGCGGCAGGAGCGGGCTCAATTGTTAGGTTTTAAAACTCACGCGGATTTTGTATTGCAGGAGCGAATGGCCGAAAGCCCCGGCAAGGTGCAAGATTTTTTGCAGGATTTGCTGGTATACGCCAAACCCGTAGCAGAAACTGAATGGCAAAATTTAACTAATTACGCCAGCCAGATTGGCGGGCCAGGTGCCTTGCAACGTTGGGATTTATCGTATTACTCCGAAAAATTAAAAAAAGAAAAATATGCCATCGACGACGAAATCTTGAAGCCTTACTTTCCCTTAGAGCAAGTTATTGCGGGCGTATTTGCCGTTTCTAACAAGCTATACGGGTTGGTGTATAAAGAGAGTACCGAAATCCAAACATATCATCCGGATGTAAAAGTGTATGAGGTAGAAGATGAGGATGGCAAACACATTGGTATTTTTTACTGCGATTTTTTTCCTAGGCCCGGTAAACGCAACGGTGCCTGGATGACTTCGTACCGGTCTCAGAAAAAAGAAAACGGGCAAGACCAACGGCCACACGTGGCTATTGTGTGCAACTTTACCAAGCCTACTGCCTCTAAACCGGCCTTGCTTACGTTTAACGAAGTGCGTACTTTATTTCATGAGTTTGGCCATGCCCTGCATGGTTTGCTGGCCAATGGCACTTACGCCAGTTTATCGGGTACGCACGTGTATTGGGATTTTGTGGAATTGCCGTCGCAGGTTTTTGAAAATTGGACCACCGAAAAAGAAAGCTTGGATTTATTTGCCCGCCACTATCAAACCAACGAACCCATTCCGGATGAATTAATTCAGCGGCTTAAGCAAAGCACCAATTTTATGGCGGGCTATGCTACGCTCCGGCAAATAGGTTTGGCCCGGTTAGATTTAGCTTGGCATACTATCCCGGCAGAGCAAATCGCCGACGTATTTACTTTTGAGCAAAAAGCATTAGCCGAAACTGAAATATTGCCTTTAGTGCCGGGTACCAACACCAGTTGTTCTTTTTCGCACATTTTTCAGGGAGGCTATTCTTCGGGTTATTATAGTTATAAATGGGCCGAAGTATTAGATGCCGATGCCTTTGAGTTTTTTCAGGAAAAAGGGGTTTTTAATAAGCAAACCGCAACATTGTTCCGGCAACACATTCTTTCAGCGGGCGGCAGTGAGCCTCCCATGATTTTGTATAAACGTTTCCGGGGCAAAGAGCCATCACCCAAAGCCTTGCTTAAGCGAAATGGTTTGCTAAAAGAGTAA